A single window of Streptomyces sudanensis DNA harbors:
- a CDS encoding SPFH domain-containing protein, translating to VCLVVAGAAAFEGASAAARGGLIAVGVLVGLGSLVAMCGLNMVAPGEARVVQLFGRYRGTIRADGLRWVNPLTSRVAISTRVRNHETAVLKVNDAYGNPIELAAVVVWRVEDTAQAMFEVDDFEQFVSTQTEAAVRHIAIEYPYDSHDEDGLSLRGNAEEITEKLAAELHARVEAAGVRVVESRFTHLAYAPEIASAMLQRQQAGAMVAARQKIVEGAVGMVEAALDRIAERDIVELDPERKAAMVSNLMVVLCGDRSAQPVVNTGTLYQ from the coding sequence GTGTGCCTCGTCGTCGCGGGGGCGGCGGCCTTCGAGGGCGCGTCGGCGGCCGCGCGGGGCGGGCTGATCGCGGTGGGCGTCCTGGTGGGCCTGGGGTCGCTGGTGGCGATGTGCGGGCTCAACATGGTGGCGCCCGGCGAGGCCCGTGTCGTCCAGCTCTTCGGCCGCTACCGGGGCACGATCCGCGCGGACGGGCTGCGCTGGGTGAACCCGCTGACGTCGCGGGTGGCGATCTCGACGCGCGTGCGGAACCACGAGACGGCGGTCCTGAAGGTCAACGACGCGTACGGCAACCCGATCGAGCTGGCCGCGGTCGTCGTGTGGCGGGTGGAGGACACGGCGCAGGCCATGTTCGAGGTGGACGACTTCGAGCAGTTCGTCTCCACGCAGACGGAGGCGGCGGTCCGGCACATCGCGATCGAGTACCCCTACGACTCGCACGACGAGGACGGCCTGTCGCTGCGCGGGAACGCCGAGGAGATCACGGAGAAGCTCGCGGCCGAGCTCCACGCGCGGGTGGAGGCGGCGGGCGTCCGCGTCGTCGAGTCGCGGTTCACGCACCTCGCGTACGCTCCGGAGATCGCCTCCGCGATGCTCCAGCGGCAGCAGGCCGGGGCGATGGTGGCGGCCCGGCAGAAGATCGTGGAGGGCGCGGTCGGCATGGTCGAGGCCGCGCTGGACCGGATCGCGGAGCGCGACATAGTGGAACTCGACCCCGAGCGGAAGGCGGCCATGGTCTCCAACCTGATGGTGGTGCTGTGCGGCGACCGCTCCGCGCAGCCGGTCGTCAACACGGGCACGCTCTACCAGTGA
- a CDS encoding ribbon-helix-helix domain-containing protein, protein MTARRERKQVLLRLDPAVYEALARWASDELRSANSQIEFLLRRALDEAGRLPSAPA, encoded by the coding sequence GTGACCGCCCGCCGCGAGCGCAAGCAGGTGCTCCTCCGTCTCGACCCGGCGGTGTACGAGGCGCTGGCGCGCTGGGCGTCGGACGAGCTGCGCAGCGCCAACTCGCAGATCGAGTTCCTGCTGCGCAGGGCGCTGGACGAGGCGGGCCGGCTGCCGTCCGCCCCGGCG
- a CDS encoding hydrogen peroxide-inducible genes activator: MFSPAHFAHKGKQPSLAQLRAFAAVAEYLHFRDAAAAIGMSQPALSGAVSALEEALGVQLLERTTRRVLLSPAGERLAVRTKAVLDAVAELMEEAEAVRAPFTGVLRLGVIPTVAPYLLPTVLRLVRDRYPDLDLQVHEEQTYSLLEGLTAGRLDVLLLAVPLGVPGVTELPLFDEDFVLVMPGGHRLGGRSDIPREALRELPLLLLDEGHCLRDQALDVCREAGRADGAAVTTTAAGLSTLVQLVAGGLGVTLLPRTAVRVEAERAPALATGCFADPAPSRRIALAMRAGAARAAEFEELAEALRGALASLPVRVLPAGSGQTRQTGRA; encoded by the coding sequence GTGTTCTCTCCCGCGCACTTCGCGCACAAAGGAAAACAGCCCAGTCTGGCGCAGCTCCGGGCGTTCGCGGCCGTCGCCGAGTACCTGCACTTCCGGGACGCCGCGGCCGCGATAGGGATGAGCCAGCCCGCGCTCTCGGGCGCGGTCTCCGCCCTGGAGGAGGCGCTCGGCGTCCAGCTCCTCGAGCGTACGACGCGCCGGGTGCTGCTCTCTCCGGCGGGGGAGCGGCTCGCCGTCCGCACCAAGGCGGTGCTGGACGCGGTGGCCGAACTGATGGAGGAGGCCGAGGCCGTGCGGGCCCCGTTCACGGGCGTGCTGCGCCTCGGCGTGATCCCGACCGTCGCACCGTACCTGCTGCCGACGGTCCTGCGGCTCGTCCGCGACCGCTACCCGGACCTGGACCTGCAGGTCCACGAGGAGCAGACGTACTCCCTGCTGGAGGGGCTGACCGCCGGAAGGCTGGACGTGCTGCTGCTCGCCGTGCCGCTGGGTGTGCCCGGCGTCACCGAACTCCCGTTGTTCGACGAGGACTTCGTCCTGGTCATGCCGGGCGGGCACCGGCTGGGCGGCCGGAGCGACATCCCGCGCGAGGCGTTGCGCGAACTGCCCCTGCTGCTGCTCGACGAGGGCCACTGCCTGCGCGACCAGGCCCTCGACGTCTGCCGCGAAGCCGGACGCGCGGACGGTGCGGCGGTCACCACGACGGCGGCCGGGCTGTCGACGCTGGTGCAGCTGGTGGCGGGCGGGCTCGGGGTGACGCTGCTGCCCCGGACGGCGGTGCGGGTCGAGGCGGAACGCGCCCCGGCCCTGGCGACCGGCTGCTTCGCCGACCCCGCCCCCTCGCGCCGCATCGCCCTCGCGATGCGCGCCGGGGCGGCGCGGGCCGCCGAGTTCGAGGAGCTCGCCGAGGCGCTGCGGGGTGCACTGGCGTCCCTCCCGGTACGGGTCCTCCCGGCCGGTTCCGGGCAGACCCGACAGACCGGACGGGCGTGA
- a CDS encoding peroxiredoxin: MLTVGDQFPTYDLTACVSLESGKEFTQIDSKAYEGKWRVVFFWPKDFTFVCPTEIAAFGKLNDEFADRDAQILGVSGDSEFVHHAWRKDHADLRDLPFPMLADSKHELMRACGVEGEDGFAQRAVFIVDPNNEIQFTMVTAGSVGRNPKEVLRVLDALQTDELCPCNWSKGDETLDPVKLLAGE, translated from the coding sequence GTGCTCACTGTCGGTGACCAGTTCCCCACGTACGACCTGACCGCCTGCGTGTCGCTCGAGAGCGGCAAGGAGTTCACGCAGATCGACAGCAAGGCCTACGAGGGCAAGTGGCGCGTGGTGTTCTTCTGGCCGAAGGACTTCACGTTCGTGTGCCCGACCGAGATCGCGGCGTTCGGCAAGCTGAACGACGAGTTCGCGGACCGCGACGCGCAGATCCTCGGCGTCTCCGGCGACTCGGAGTTCGTCCACCACGCCTGGCGCAAGGACCACGCCGACCTGCGTGACCTGCCCTTCCCGATGCTCGCCGACTCCAAGCACGAGCTGATGCGGGCCTGCGGCGTCGAGGGCGAGGACGGCTTCGCGCAGCGCGCCGTCTTCATCGTCGACCCGAACAACGAGATCCAGTTCACCATGGTGACCGCCGGCTCCGTCGGCCGTAACCCCAAGGAGGTCCTGCGGGTCCTGGACGCCCTGCAGACCGACGAGCTGTGCCCGTGCAACTGGAGCAAGGGCGACGAGACCCTGGACCCGGTCAAGCTGCTGGCCGGCGAGTGA
- a CDS encoding alkyl hydroperoxide reductase, which produces MSLDALKSALPDYAKDLKLNLGSVIGNSDLPQQQLWGTVLACAIASRSPKVLTELEPEARERLTPEAYEAAKSAAAIMAMNNVFYRTRHLLSDPEYGTIRAGLRMNVIGNPGVEKVDFELWSLAVSAVNGCGQCLDSHEQVLRKAGLERDTIQEAFKIAAVIQAVGATLDAEAVLASAE; this is translated from the coding sequence ATGTCTCTTGACGCCCTGAAGTCCGCTCTCCCGGACTACGCGAAGGACCTGAAGCTGAACCTCGGCTCGGTCATCGGCAACAGCGACCTCCCGCAGCAGCAGCTGTGGGGCACCGTCCTGGCGTGCGCGATCGCCTCGCGCTCCCCGAAGGTGCTGACGGAGCTGGAGCCGGAAGCCAGGGAGCGGCTCACGCCCGAGGCGTACGAGGCGGCCAAGTCCGCCGCCGCCATCATGGCGATGAACAACGTCTTCTACCGGACGCGCCACCTCCTCTCCGACCCGGAGTACGGGACGATCCGCGCCGGTCTGCGGATGAACGTCATCGGCAACCCGGGCGTGGAGAAGGTCGACTTCGAGCTGTGGTCGCTCGCCGTCTCCGCGGTCAACGGCTGCGGCCAGTGCCTCGACTCGCACGAGCAGGTGCTGCGCAAGGCGGGCCTGGAGCGCGACACGATCCAGGAGGCGTTCAAGATCGCCGCGGTGATCCAGGCCGTCGGCGCGACGCTGGACGCGGAGGCGGTCCTGGCCTCCGCCGAGTAG
- a CDS encoding AI-2E family transporter, which yields MSKVPGWLGRFGAGLSRMGQKLEERRARAEAEAESDARLGVPSAGAPAGRPSGGTVPGPDGTARDIVPAPPAYAPAVAARPDPADAVPWGVRVAAEAGWRLLVLAGTLWVLMKVISTVRLVALAFVAALLITALLQPTVSRLRRLGLPRGPATVLTAVLGFVVMGLVGWFVVWQVMDNLGNVSARVRDGIEELKRWALDSPFHVTESQINDIAESLSDTIGTNTEEITSAGLTGVTVMVEVMTGMLLAMFSTLFLLYDGKRVWQWFLALVPAQARPGVAGAGPRAWRTLTAYVRGTVVVALIDAVFIGLGIYFLDVPLAVPLGVFVFLFSFVPLVGAVISGALAVVVALVTNGVFTALMVLVVVLAVQQIEGHVLQPFILGRAVRVHPLAVVLTVSAGGLVAGLGGAVVAVPLVAVTNTVVGYLRAYGEEQALRRLAAAHAAMAPPPAPGGGTGGQERPGPE from the coding sequence ATGTCGAAAGTGCCAGGGTGGCTCGGCCGGTTCGGTGCCGGACTGAGCCGGATGGGGCAGAAGCTGGAGGAGCGCCGCGCGCGGGCCGAGGCGGAGGCGGAGAGCGACGCACGCCTCGGCGTGCCTTCCGCCGGCGCCCCGGCGGGGCGGCCGTCCGGGGGGACCGTCCCCGGCCCGGACGGCACGGCACGGGACATCGTCCCCGCTCCCCCCGCGTACGCGCCCGCCGTCGCCGCCCGGCCCGACCCCGCGGACGCCGTCCCCTGGGGGGTGCGCGTCGCCGCCGAGGCCGGCTGGCGGCTGCTGGTCCTCGCGGGCACGCTGTGGGTGCTGATGAAGGTCATCAGCACCGTGCGGCTGGTGGCCCTCGCGTTCGTCGCCGCGCTGCTCATCACCGCCCTGCTCCAGCCGACCGTGAGCCGGCTGAGGCGGCTCGGACTGCCGCGCGGGCCCGCCACGGTGCTCACCGCCGTCCTCGGCTTCGTCGTCATGGGCCTCGTCGGCTGGTTCGTCGTGTGGCAGGTCATGGACAACCTCGGCAACGTCTCCGCACGTGTGCGCGACGGCATCGAGGAGCTGAAGCGCTGGGCGCTGGACAGCCCGTTCCACGTGACCGAGAGCCAGATCAACGACATCGCCGAGAGCCTCAGCGACACGATCGGCACCAACACCGAGGAGATCACCTCCGCGGGCCTCACCGGCGTCACCGTCATGGTCGAGGTGATGACCGGGATGCTGCTCGCGATGTTCTCGACCCTCTTCCTGCTCTACGACGGGAAGAGGGTCTGGCAGTGGTTCCTCGCGCTGGTGCCCGCCCAGGCCCGGCCGGGTGTCGCGGGCGCCGGGCCGCGCGCCTGGCGGACCCTCACCGCGTACGTGCGCGGCACGGTGGTCGTCGCCCTCATCGACGCGGTCTTCATCGGGCTCGGCATCTACTTCCTCGACGTGCCGCTCGCCGTCCCGCTGGGCGTGTTCGTCTTCCTGTTCTCCTTCGTCCCGCTGGTGGGCGCGGTGATCTCGGGCGCCCTCGCGGTCGTCGTCGCGCTCGTCACCAACGGGGTGTTCACGGCGCTGATGGTCCTCGTCGTGGTACTGGCGGTGCAGCAGATCGAGGGGCACGTCCTCCAGCCGTTCATCCTCGGCCGGGCCGTGCGGGTGCACCCGCTGGCGGTCGTGCTGACCGTCTCGGCGGGCGGCCTCGTCGCGGGCCTCGGCGGCGCGGTCGTCGCGGTCCCGCTGGTCGCCGTCACCAACACGGTCGTCGGGTACCTGCGCGCGTACGGCGAGGAGCAGGCCCTGCGCCGCCTCGCCGCCGCCCACGCCGCCATGGCCCCGCCGCCCGCGCCGGGCGGCGGCACCGGCGGCCAGGAACGGCCGGGGCCCGAGTGA
- a CDS encoding transglycosylase SLT domain-containing protein, protein MSRISVRGFAVASATAVTTVGAVVGVAAGDPQAKQPEKFETTAADATLLADIPAGQQARVQVASLTQQAEAQAAEADTAAQQSAWEAARLQAAKDAEAKKAAAEEKAERERAEKERKEREARERASREAARDSSDFAVQSSYSVAEVQAIARQMVPGDQFQCFSNIVDHESSWNYRAENPSSGAYGLVQALPASKMATAGADWRTNPATQIKWGLNYMNDRYGSPCGAWSFWQANHWY, encoded by the coding sequence GTGAGCCGGATCTCGGTCCGGGGATTCGCGGTGGCTTCGGCCACCGCGGTCACCACTGTCGGCGCCGTCGTCGGTGTCGCCGCGGGGGACCCGCAGGCGAAGCAGCCGGAGAAGTTCGAGACGACCGCCGCCGACGCGACCCTCCTCGCCGACATACCCGCCGGTCAGCAGGCGCGGGTTCAGGTCGCCTCGCTGACGCAGCAAGCCGAGGCGCAGGCCGCCGAGGCCGACACCGCCGCCCAGCAGTCCGCCTGGGAGGCCGCGAGGCTCCAGGCCGCCAAGGACGCCGAGGCGAAGAAGGCCGCCGCGGAGGAGAAGGCGGAGCGGGAGAGGGCCGAGAAGGAGCGCAAGGAGCGCGAGGCACGCGAGCGGGCCAGCCGCGAAGCGGCCCGCGACTCGTCGGACTTCGCCGTCCAGTCCTCGTACTCCGTCGCGGAGGTGCAGGCCATCGCCCGCCAGATGGTGCCGGGCGACCAGTTCCAGTGCTTCAGCAACATCGTGGACCACGAGTCCAGCTGGAACTACCGTGCCGAGAACCCCTCCTCCGGCGCGTACGGCCTGGTCCAGGCGCTCCCCGCGTCCAAGATGGCCACCGCCGGAGCCGACTGGCGGACCAATCCCGCCACCCAGATCAAGTGGGGCCTCAACTACATGAACGACCGCTACGGCAGCCCCTGCGGCGCCTGGTCGTTCTGGCAGGCCAACCACTGGTACTGA
- a CDS encoding PhoH family protein, whose translation MVTSTKRRPDDRRTYVLDTSVLLADPNALNRFEEHEVVLPVVVVTELEAKRHHPELGYFARQALRLLDDLRVRYGRLDAPVSVGDLGGTLRVELNHSDPGILPAGYRLGDNDSRILAVARNLQAEGYDVTVVSKDLPLRIKASSVGLLAEEYRAELAVTDSGWTGMCEVPLSAEQVDLLYTQETLYVPEAADLPVHTGLVLQSERGKALGRVTADGSVRLVRGDREALGIRGRSAEQRVALDLLLDPDVGIVSLGGRAGTGKSALALCAGLEAVLERRQHQKVMVFRPLYAVGGQELGYLPGTEAEKMSPWAQAVFDTLSAVASREVVEEITARNMLEVLPLTHIRGRSLHDAFVIVDEAQSLERNVLLTVLSRIGTNSRVVLTHDVAQRDNLRVGRYDGVVAVVEKLKGHPLFAHVTLTRSERSQIAALVTEMLEDVHI comes from the coding sequence GTGGTGACCAGTACCAAGCGCCGCCCCGACGACCGGCGCACCTACGTTCTCGACACCAGCGTCCTGCTGGCCGACCCGAACGCCCTGAACCGCTTCGAGGAGCACGAGGTCGTGCTGCCCGTCGTCGTGGTGACGGAGCTGGAGGCCAAGAGGCACCACCCGGAACTCGGTTACTTCGCCCGCCAGGCCCTGCGCCTCCTGGACGACCTGCGCGTCCGGTACGGCCGCCTCGACGCCCCGGTCTCCGTGGGCGACCTGGGCGGGACCCTGCGGGTGGAGCTCAACCACTCCGACCCGGGCATCCTCCCGGCCGGCTACCGCCTCGGGGACAACGACTCGCGCATCCTCGCCGTGGCCCGCAACCTCCAGGCGGAGGGGTACGACGTCACGGTCGTCTCCAAGGACCTGCCCCTGCGCATCAAGGCGTCCTCCGTCGGCCTCCTCGCCGAGGAGTACCGCGCCGAACTCGCCGTCACCGACTCCGGCTGGACCGGCATGTGCGAGGTGCCGCTCTCCGCCGAACAGGTGGACCTCCTCTACACGCAGGAGACGCTGTACGTGCCGGAGGCGGCGGACCTGCCCGTGCACACCGGCCTGGTCCTGCAGTCCGAGCGCGGCAAGGCACTCGGACGGGTCACGGCCGACGGCTCCGTACGGCTGGTGCGCGGCGACCGCGAGGCGCTCGGCATCCGGGGCCGCAGCGCCGAGCAGCGCGTCGCCCTGGACCTGCTGCTCGATCCGGACGTCGGCATCGTGTCGCTCGGCGGCCGGGCCGGCACCGGCAAGTCCGCGCTCGCGCTCTGCGCCGGCCTGGAGGCCGTGCTGGAGCGCCGCCAGCACCAGAAGGTGATGGTCTTCCGGCCGCTGTACGCGGTGGGCGGGCAGGAGCTCGGCTACCTGCCGGGCACCGAGGCCGAGAAGATGAGCCCCTGGGCGCAGGCCGTCTTCGACACGCTGTCCGCGGTGGCGTCGCGCGAGGTCGTCGAGGAGATCACGGCCCGCAACATGCTGGAGGTGCTGCCGCTCACCCACATCCGCGGACGCTCCCTGCACGACGCGTTCGTCATCGTGGACGAGGCGCAGTCCCTCGAACGCAACGTCCTGCTGACCGTGCTGTCCAGAATCGGGACGAACTCCCGCGTCGTCCTCACGCACGACGTCGCGCAGCGGGACAACCTGCGGGTGGGGCGGTACGACGGCGTCGTCGCCGTGGTCGAGAAGCTGAAGGGGCACCCGCTGTTCGCCCACGTCACCCTCACCCGCTCCGAACGCTCCCAGATCGCCGCCCTGGTGACCGAGATGCTGGAGGACGTCCACATCTGA
- a CDS encoding isoprenyl transferase, translated as MNLRDLVYGLYARRVEGRLDHTQVPKHIGVILDGNRRWAKASGGTPEQGHKAGASKIMELLGWCTETDVEVVTLWMLSTDNLNRPEEQLVPLLGIIEEAVRTIAADGRWRVHHVGTLDLLPPRTQAVLKEAEESTRHIGGILVNVAVGYGGRQEIADAVRSLLLEHAEKGTSFEELADVVDTDMIAEHLYTRGQPDPDLVIRTSGEQRLSGFMLWQSAHSEYYFCEVHWPAFRRVDFLRALRDYAARHRRYGT; from the coding sequence GTGAACTTGCGCGACCTGGTGTACGGGCTCTACGCGCGCCGGGTGGAGGGCCGCCTCGACCATACCCAGGTGCCCAAGCACATCGGCGTCATCCTCGACGGCAACCGGCGCTGGGCGAAGGCGTCCGGCGGCACCCCCGAGCAGGGCCACAAGGCCGGTGCCAGCAAGATCATGGAACTGCTCGGCTGGTGCACGGAGACCGACGTCGAGGTCGTCACCCTCTGGATGCTGTCCACCGACAACCTGAACCGGCCGGAGGAGCAGCTGGTCCCGCTCCTCGGGATCATCGAGGAGGCGGTCCGCACCATCGCGGCGGACGGCCGCTGGCGGGTCCACCACGTCGGCACGCTGGACCTGCTGCCGCCGCGCACGCAGGCGGTCCTCAAGGAGGCGGAGGAGTCGACGCGGCACATCGGCGGGATACTCGTCAACGTCGCCGTCGGCTACGGCGGCCGCCAGGAGATCGCCGACGCGGTGCGCTCCCTGCTCCTGGAGCACGCGGAGAAGGGCACCTCCTTCGAGGAGCTCGCCGACGTCGTCGACACCGACATGATCGCCGAGCACCTCTACACGCGCGGCCAGCCCGACCCGGACCTGGTCATCCGCACCAGCGGTGAGCAGCGGCTGTCCGGTTTCATGCTCTGGCAGAGCGCGCACTCCGAGTACTACTTCTGCGAGGTCCACTGGCCCGCCTTCCGCCGGGTCGACTTCCTGCGGGCACTGCGCGACTACGCCGCCCGCCACCGCCGGTACGGCACCTGA
- a CDS encoding prepilin peptidase codes for MYVTLIAAAVLWGAAAALLVRRAAHRFAVEPEEPWRGACPGGHAYAPGPRGWLGPAHCADCPPSAVSAPRRAAAAPLAGAVGCGLLAAVTGWRPELAVWLLLAPFALLLAAVDRRVHRLPDPLTLPLAAAVPLLLGAAALLPGRAGSWRLSLLGALVLGGAYLVLFLVNPNGLGFGDVKLALPLGAALGWYGWPTLLAGAFAGFFLGAVYGLGLVVRRRATRGSAIPFGPFMIAGALLGLLLGALAHV; via the coding sequence GTGTACGTCACGCTGATCGCCGCCGCCGTCCTGTGGGGCGCCGCCGCCGCGCTGCTCGTACGGCGTGCCGCGCACCGGTTCGCCGTGGAACCGGAGGAGCCGTGGCGCGGCGCCTGTCCCGGCGGGCACGCCTACGCCCCCGGCCCGCGCGGCTGGCTGGGTCCCGCGCACTGCGCCGACTGCCCGCCGTCCGCCGTCAGCGCCCCGCGCCGGGCCGCGGCCGCGCCGCTCGCCGGCGCCGTCGGCTGCGGGCTGCTCGCCGCCGTCACCGGGTGGCGGCCCGAACTGGCGGTGTGGCTGCTGCTGGCACCGTTCGCGCTGCTCCTCGCGGCCGTCGACCGGCGGGTCCACCGGCTGCCCGACCCCCTGACCCTGCCGCTCGCCGCCGCCGTACCGCTCCTGCTGGGCGCCGCCGCGCTGCTCCCGGGCCGTGCCGGGTCGTGGCGGCTGTCCCTGCTGGGCGCGCTCGTGCTGGGCGGCGCCTACCTGGTGCTGTTCCTCGTCAACCCGAACGGCCTGGGCTTCGGTGACGTGAAGCTCGCGCTCCCCCTGGGCGCCGCGCTCGGCTGGTACGGCTGGCCCACCCTGCTGGCGGGCGCCTTCGCGGGCTTCTTCCTGGGAGCCGTGTACGGCCTGGGGCTCGTCGTGCGCCGCCGCGCGACCCGCGGGAGCGCCATCCCCTTCGGCCCCTTCATGATCGCCGGAGCGCTCCTGGGCCTCCTGCTCGGCGCGCTCGCCCACGTGTAG
- a CDS encoding DUF192 domain-containing protein: protein MEWRDGTGTLRIGGGTAVPVEIAASYRTRARGLLGRDGIDGAMLLTPCGSVHTFRMRFAIDVAYLSRDLTVLAVVPGMRPGRLGLPRPRARHVLEAAAGAMERWGVRPGVRLVVDAPLTAGPDRAA, encoded by the coding sequence ATGGAATGGCGGGACGGAACGGGGACACTGCGGATCGGCGGCGGGACGGCGGTTCCCGTCGAGATCGCCGCCTCGTACCGGACGCGGGCACGCGGGCTGCTCGGACGGGACGGGATCGACGGGGCGATGCTGCTGACGCCGTGCGGGAGCGTGCACACCTTCCGGATGCGGTTCGCGATCGACGTGGCCTATCTGAGCCGCGACCTGACGGTCCTCGCCGTCGTGCCCGGGATGCGGCCGGGGCGGCTCGGACTGCCCCGGCCGCGGGCCCGGCACGTGCTGGAGGCCGCGGCCGGGGCGATGGAGCGGTGGGGCGTGCGGCCGGGCGTACGGCTCGTGGTGGACGCGCCGCTCACGGCGGGCCCGGACCGAGCAGCGTGA
- a CDS encoding OmpA family protein: MRAPIRRPLTSVLGALVLLTGVHLAVPSTAHADETPGVVPPGTEASAPVPEVDPTAPGLKMREGATLAAAKVLPIVSIVESEGGEERREETSTHLKFALQAEVLFGKDSAKLTPEANSRIAAIAEEVKKRNATKIRVFGFTDDLGSEAHGDLLSKQRADAVHGVLSPLLAERNIAYEIRGYGEQYPIADNSTEEGRRKNRRVEVSFPTGG, from the coding sequence ATGCGCGCCCCCATCCGCCGTCCCCTGACCAGCGTTCTCGGCGCCCTCGTCCTCCTCACCGGCGTGCACCTCGCCGTGCCTTCCACCGCGCACGCCGACGAGACACCGGGGGTCGTGCCCCCCGGTACCGAGGCGTCCGCACCGGTGCCGGAGGTCGACCCGACCGCGCCCGGGCTGAAGATGCGCGAGGGGGCCACCCTGGCGGCCGCGAAGGTGCTGCCGATCGTCTCCATCGTGGAGTCCGAGGGCGGTGAGGAGCGTCGCGAGGAGACCAGCACTCACCTGAAGTTCGCGCTCCAGGCGGAGGTCCTGTTCGGCAAGGACAGTGCCAAGCTGACACCCGAGGCGAACTCGCGCATCGCGGCGATCGCCGAGGAGGTCAAGAAGCGGAACGCAACGAAGATCCGTGTCTTCGGCTTCACCGACGACCTCGGCTCCGAGGCCCACGGTGACCTCCTGTCCAAGCAGCGTGCCGACGCCGTCCACGGTGTGCTGTCACCGCTGCTGGCGGAGCGGAACATCGCGTACGAGATCCGCGGCTACGGCGAGCAGTACCCGATCGCGGACAACAGCACGGAGGAGGGCCGCCGCAAGAACCGCCGGGTGGAGGTCTCCTTCCCGACCGGCGGCTAG
- a CDS encoding pilus assembly protein TadG-related protein, with translation MTGTTRHERDSGQASPLYIFMVVSLLFLALAFFAVGQAGATRNSAQSAADAAALAAAKESRDQFDLGALDGPGWAELLGGELVGENGCGASQTYASRNGARVTGCAALGDGRWGFQVRVQSAKPVGDTILPGTEGQHASATATAVVVARCAFEAADGGVVDDEAADTGIDEEAPPLGSLDCEGTEMDLDPDDLPDMSDLFEVRLTED, from the coding sequence CTGACGGGAACGACGAGGCACGAGCGGGACTCGGGGCAGGCTTCGCCGCTGTACATCTTCATGGTGGTGAGTCTGCTCTTTCTCGCGCTCGCGTTCTTCGCGGTCGGTCAAGCCGGCGCTACGCGCAACAGTGCGCAGTCCGCAGCGGATGCCGCTGCGTTGGCGGCAGCCAAGGAGTCCAGGGATCAGTTCGATCTCGGAGCTTTGGACGGCCCGGGCTGGGCCGAACTGTTGGGTGGCGAATTGGTGGGTGAGAACGGCTGCGGGGCGAGTCAGACGTATGCCTCCCGTAACGGCGCCAGGGTCACCGGTTGTGCAGCATTGGGCGATGGTCGATGGGGCTTTCAGGTGAGGGTCCAGTCGGCGAAGCCGGTGGGGGACACCATTTTGCCCGGTACCGAAGGGCAGCATGCCAGTGCCACCGCTACTGCCGTCGTTGTGGCCCGATGCGCTTTCGAAGCCGCTGATGGTGGAGTTGTTGACGACGAGGCCGCTGACACCGGGATCGACGAGGAGGCGCCACCTCTCGGATCCTTGGACTGTGAGGGTACGGAGATGGACCTGGATCCCGATGACCTCCCGGACATGTCCGACCTTTTTGAAGTGCGGCTGACTGAGGACTGA